AAGGGGAAAAAAAAGATAGCTTACCACATCCTCAGGATCATCAGGTTCTATACGAAGTTTTGCTGGCAAGGTTCGAGATTGGAAGTCAACAGAAGCAGCTTGAGCAATTTTCCTTTTAATAGCTTGCTTTGTAGCTTCAGCAACCTTCTCTGCTTCCAACAATGCATTCACAGCGCCTTCTTGAATTGGCCTTATATTATCAGGATCCACCTGGATTATAAAAACAATCATTAGTATTACTCTCAGCTGATATTCTACTCCACAGTGATAAATGAACAAACAGCATAAggatgaaagagagagagagagactaatGAAGACCAGAAGATAATTACTAAACCATAGGGAACCAACAAACTCATTAACAAGGCTTAATAATTTCATCATCTTAGGGTAGGATATATGACATTACATGCATCCTAGAAGAAGAGCTCAGAAAAGAGTTAAAAGTAGTGAGATAATGACTTAATGGCATGTTTACAGAAAACTCATACCTCTTCTTTATTGCCCCATTCAACATAAGAGACGTAATACCCAATTGAAGTATGAGCCTCGATTGTTGCATCATACCTGACCATTCAACTAATTAAACAGACTTAAAAATACATATATCTATACATACAAGGGGAGACAGAGAGGGTATAACTAATGTgagaatataaatataaattggTTCACGTCTAGATATACAACTTTTAATCACATACCATTCCCCATCTTCACTCCAAACAGCTTGCACCTTTGTGCCAACAGGAAACTTCTCTTGATGGTCAGAAATGCTCAAGGAATCCTACATTTGAAATCAGTAAAAGTACACGATGTCAGAACCAAAGATAAGAGATAGCTTCAACAATAGCACACATTTGCAGACACAAAATCAGAGGAAAACAATGCCACGCAATATATATTTTAGATGTTTAAAATAAAAGGTATAATGATTTGAAGACAAACAACGGAAAATTCaattatatgtatgtatgttgatGAACACCATTTGTCCGtccctccctccctccctccATCCCTTccactaaatatatatatatatatcctttgTACTATATACTAAGTGGCTGTGGCTATATACTAAGTGGCTATACATCCTTTGTCTGAAATTCGTCTAACCATTCCAATTATTGCCAACTTTGTCCTTTTTCTCTTTTATCTTTTACTTGTAGATACTTACATTCACCCATATCACTTTCTCTTGTCTTTTATTTACAAACACTGCTGATTTCCATTTATAGAAGAAGCAAACATGGcttcataaattatatataataataacgaTAAAAgtgttttccatttttttttctcaagtGTTTCATTATTATTTCCAAAAAGTAATATAAATATCTATTGATAGGGCCTAATAAAATTACATtatttttaacagtttttttgctattttttttaatacttCCTAATTTTCTAATTTATTATTCTCTTTCGATTTAATTTACAGTAGAAGCAAATGTGCCTTTATGAATTATATACAATATAATAACAGTAAAAATCAAGTGTTTCATCATTATttacaataaaattatatatatattcaatgatAGAGCCTAATGATATTACATTTTTTAAGACAgtaatttttcaatttttattttctcTATTTCCTAATTTTCTAATTTATTTATCTTTTCGATTTGTAGAAACAAATGTGGCTTTATGATTTATGAATTATATATAATGTGATAACAATAAAAATGTTATCCATTTTTTTCTCAAgtgtttcattattattattcaattttctaatttatttatccttttggtttatttaattataattactaGAATAGAAATAAATGAAATTCCTTTTTAGTTTTCATTTTCCGTCATTAAAAAAAATGGTAGCAGCACAAACCTTGTATGTGCTTCACCactagtgtgtgtgtgtgtgtttatatAAGAAACACAAGACACAAAAATAGAGGGAACAAACCAGCCTTAATTTGTCATACCTTGTCATTCCAATTATATTGTGGCAAACCAGGAGATGTATCAGCACTTGTCCCAGTCCCAATATTGGATCCAGAATTCTCATTTTTCTTTGCAGTTTCCAGTAGTTCCTCCGTTAAGGCAATTACCTGCAATCTTAGAACTTTAGTGCAAGCATAAATTTCATCGACTGAATAGCAAACAtatgaactttttttttctttttctatttttgaTAAGATACAGACAGGAACTTAAACAGCAGATCACTCAGCTTACCCACCCAACTACTTGAGCTAGCCTCAAGAAGGAATAATAATTATAGTAAGCATATGATTACCAAAGCATGAAGAGCGTATCTAACAGTTTTTTTAAGAAACAAGAAAAGTCTTCATCTCTGCAAAAAAAGAAATAATACACAAAACAAAAACAGAACAAAGAATCTCCCCAAACAAAGCAAAGAAAGAGCTAGCTACTACACGCATAACATTGTGCAGAGCATATCATCGTCATGATTTGAACATAGAATCTGATTGTGAACATCCAAAATCAGTGactgtgtgagagagagagagagagcgggCTGGCCATCACGACACACAGCACACCTGCACAGGAATCAAGATAGAAGTGATGTGCATCTTGATGAAGTTCTAATTCTACATTTAGATCCAGTATTCTTTTCTCCAAAGTGTTCTCATTTCTGGAGTGTATGAACTTTAGTTAATATAAAGCCATCCTCACCTTAACAGCCCTGTAATGACAATAAACTTCCAAGGTAGCCATTAGCAGTTAACTGATGTTGCTTGATGAGCAACATTTTGGTGCCTTCAAAAGAGAGGAGGAAATAGAAGAAGAATGGTAATTGCACTAATCTAGACAACCAAAACAAGAATATctacaattttcttcacaatcacTGGTCTATATGACACTACAGAAGGTGCTGATGTAGTTCTATCACATAATAACCACTCAAATTGAGACATTAACTCAAGAAAATAACACAAGTACACAACAGAAACCCATTATTTGACTGAAAAGTGTAACTGGATATTCAACAACACATACAAGAAAATAAAAGTCCCAAACAAAATTACCTCATTGAGCTCCCTTTCCATGTCAGCATATTCTGAGTTTCCAGGATCATCAGCCAGGAGCTGCTTGACCTGATTGACAGAACAAGAAATCAGTGAC
The genomic region above belongs to Humulus lupulus chromosome 1, drHumLupu1.1, whole genome shotgun sequence and contains:
- the LOC133800794 gene encoding uncharacterized protein LOC133800794 isoform X1; amino-acid sequence: MILETQNMLTWKGSSMRCAVCRDGQPALSLSLTQSLILDVHNQILCSNHDDDMLCTMLCVIALTEELLETAKKNENSGSNIGTGTSADTSPGLPQYNWNDKDSLSISDHQEKFPVGTKVQAVWSEDGEWYDATIEAHTSIGYYVSYVEWGNKEEVDPDNIRPIQEGAVNALLEAEKVAEATKQAIKRKIAQAASVDFQSRTLPAKLRIEPDDPEDVKATKRKKIHAFKSKMRFEQLEVTQNKRQNAWQQFQTTKGKTKKVGFFSGRKRESIFKSPDDPFGKVGVTGSGKGLTDFQKREKHLHLKGGTAETDEQ
- the LOC133800794 gene encoding uncharacterized protein LOC133800794 isoform X2, giving the protein MEEGEEGEEVSIEELASNLSTYKEQLLQVKQLLADDPGNSEYADMERELNEVIALTEELLETAKKNENSGSNIGTGTSADTSPGLPQYNWNDKDSLSISDHQEKFPVGTKVQAVWSEDGEWYDATIEAHTSIGYYVSYVEWGNKEEVDPDNIRPIQEGAVNALLEAEKVAEATKQAIKRKIAQAASVDFQSRTLPAKLRIEPDDPEDVKATKRKKIHAFKSKMRFEQLEVTQNKRQNAWQQFQTTKGKTKKVGFFSGRKRESIFKSPDDPFGKVGVTGSGKGLTDFQKREKHLHLKGGTAETDEQ
- the LOC133800794 gene encoding uncharacterized protein LOC133800794 isoform X3, producing the protein MLCTMLCVIALTEELLETAKKNENSGSNIGTGTSADTSPGLPQYNWNDKDSLSISDHQEKFPVGTKVQAVWSEDGEWYDATIEAHTSIGYYVSYVEWGNKEEVDPDNIRPIQEGAVNALLEAEKVAEATKQAIKRKIAQAASVDFQSRTLPAKLRIEPDDPEDVKATKRKKIHAFKSKMRFEQLEVTQNKRQNAWQQFQTTKGKTKKVGFFSGRKRESIFKSPDDPFGKVGVTGSGKGLTDFQKREKHLHLKGGTAETDEQ